A segment of the Hyperolius riggenbachi isolate aHypRig1 chromosome 8, aHypRig1.pri, whole genome shotgun sequence genome:
TAACTGGATTTATTACAATGTTCACAGATGTTATAATACTATTGTTTATAGTAACAGAACAATTAATGTACCTTCCCACAATGTTTgtggtgtactgtgtgtatgtcaaAATGAAAAGCTTCAATAAAgtttaactgttaaaaaaaaaaatatttaccttcctggctcctgcgcaggcgctctgacggctgtcggctccgaagtaggcggaaatacccgatcgccgtcgtttctgctctactgcgcaggcgcaagtttccggcgcctgcgcagtagagcggacccgacggagatcggtatttccgtctatttccgtgccgaaagcagccacagtgcccccgctggagccagcaaaggtaaatattgaagctacagtcgggtctgtcgccggctgttcggagggctgcagcgagacccccgtgggacagaggacggcgttggaagcttcattaggatccggaggcttcccccacccgaggtgagtaccccccaggggaggtttttgatgttacagagtctctttaaagttcctctttaaccacttgaggaccgcagtgttaacccccctaaagaccatgcacttaaaattggccactgcagcgccgtataactcagcacacaagtgattcctccccccttttctccccaccaacagagctctctgttggtggggtctgattgccgtgaccccccccccccagtgtttgttttttttaatataaatatttattgtactgtttaaaatattttttttttcttcaccccGCTCCCCCCCATCCGCTGGCTAATCAGCGTGAGcagctgtcatagacttcagcccATGACAGCGGATAACTTCTGCATCTCTagtggggacagccttgtcacacggctgtccccagtacagcgctgctacaGATCTCAGCGCTGTACAAAACAATTAGAAGGCGGTTTTGCCGTCGAAGTCTCCCAAGCtgcgatcgccactcggagactaaaggcggggcggagctacacccccgagcaggagatacgcgccgtctcctgctagccccatagaagactgttcacgccaatgggcatggagcgtccctggggctgccgcactgttcACGAGAATTGGCGCGgaccagtcggcaagtagttaaaatggTGGAGGGGAAGCGGTtatatagtttaaccacttgaggactgcggtgtttaacccctctagtgaccaggccattttttttactacaatgggctactgcagctttaaggcctagtggcagggccgcacagctaagcacacaagtgatttaatcctccccccccccctcctttccttcccaccaacagagctctctgttggtggggtctgatcactcccccaatttttttttttttttataaaaaattttttttacttactttccCTCCCACCCTCCATCAGCTTATCACAGGGGATAGCTCCTGTGTTCCCCAGGGATCACTTAaatcgtagcgctgtacatagttattcttgtgggagagctggcaggcactcgggaaAAGCTGTAATTAACTGGCATAAAAACACCCAGTAAACCATGTGCCCAGTTTGCGTATATAGCTATTAGATGgccgtttcgctgtctaacagtctccgagcggcgatcgccgctgggagactgaaggcagagctccaTCATCAGAGCGGAGATGCGCGCTCGCTTTCCTGCAAGCCCCATAGGAAGCTATTCAcgtcaatcggcgtggagtggtcctgggtctgctgccgccgcgttcacaccaATTAGTGTGGAGCAGTCGGCAGGTAGTTAAACCTCATTGCCAAGAAATTCTGTGCATGACTTGGCccactggcctctaagctgagagAGCGGCTGCCAAGTGAACACCACACCGTGTTTCTGCCACCTCCAAGCTCAATGCGGTTACCAGCCACCTGCATCAGACGGTAGCTTGTCCTCATGCTGGAAATTAACTGCCATACTGACCTGTTACACTGCTGTTATTTTCTTGCATATGTAGGCTCGGTAGTATGAAACTACAGATTCAGCCATAGCTAGATCGTATCCAGATAGTACAGATATGCCGTAGTGCTCCAGTAATGTGCCGTGGCCTGTTCCCGGTAACAAGATGCATGCCAATCCTAAAATGAATGGCAATGCATTCTGTGGTCCGTACAGTACAACGGATAAatgtgaacaggtccatagaaaaaaggagaggagtgacagaggaaTGAAGGAGGAAAAGAGAAGGAGAAGCCTGGAAGATACAACCAAGAGGAGAAGACAATCTAATGAGTCACATGACCGCTCTCAGAGCAATGAGAAGAGCAGGTGCGAAGAGAAGTGCAAGACGAAGGCACTCATTGCCTCAGTGTCGAAACCACACACTGGAAAAAGATCTGGAAAGACAAACAGAGTAACCAGTGATGAGGAAGACCAAGAGCCCGGCAAAAATACAAAGATCCCTGAAGAAGATGAGCAGCCAGGCACAAGCCGATCCATCACCACATACAGAGGAAATACGGTCGCCATGTCTCTGGAGACATTCCGGTTCCACGCCATTCTGGGACAAGGAGCCTTCGGAAAAGTCTTATTGGCCACAGACCTTGTCAGACAACAGCAAGTGGCAGTGAAAGTAGCAAGAAAGAGACAGATGATTCACCTGAGAGACAGCACGGTGGAACACAGAGTCCTGAAGCTGGCACACCAATGCCCATTCCTGACTCACGGCTATGCAGCATTCCATACAGACAGCTATGTCTATTATGTCATGGAACTGGCAAGAGGTGGGACATTGAAGAAACTCATTGAGTGCCCCCAACAACTGCGCACCAAGGAGGTGAGATTTATAGCAGCAGAGCTCATCTGTGGCCTGCAGTTCTTGCATGCCAAAGGGATCATCCACAGGGATGTAAAGCCTGCCAACATCCTGCTGACAGGTGACGGACATGCAAAAATCTCTGATTTCGGTCTTGCTGTGGAGAACGTTTTTGGGATGGTTAGAGTTGGTGAAAGTTCTGGGACAACAGGTTATAAGCCTCCTGAGATGGCGCAAGGCCTATCTTGTCACGAGTGTGTGGATTGGTTCGCATTTGGGGTCACTTTGTACCAGATGTTCACTAAAAGGCACCCCTTCAGGCTATCAACAAAGGAAGCCACAGAACAGATGGTTGTCACTAGCGAACCAACGTACCAGGGTCTCGGCCGCAAAGAAGAAGATCTTTTGCGCAACCTGCTCTGTAAGGACCCATTCCAGCGTCTCGGGGTCTGTGGAGATGCAAGACAGCACCCATTTTTTTCAACCATCAATTGGAAGAAGCTGGAAGCTGGTCAAGTTCGGTCTCCAATAAATTTGCCTGAAGACATTACTGATGACCATTTGGCAGAGGAGATTCAGATTCCATACAGTGAAGCCCTTGAAGAACCTCTCAATAATGAAGGACAGTTGGTTTTCCGTGATACTGGATTTATCTGTCCTGCCTGGGCAGCTTACTACCACATTCTACCTATGCAGCAGGACGCGATACCACCAGATGTTATGGAGATGCTGAGCGGTTACTACTCTCTGAGGGCTCGGCTACCCTCCTCATCAAGACAAGGATTCGCCTGTGATATCCTTCGTGCCTCCCTGTAGCCAGAAAcctcttcttaaagaggaactgtagtgcaaataataaaattgcttatttttcacaatattcatttataatttgtgggaaagggggtattagctactgactgGAATTAATTTCAATCTTGggtaacaaaagtttgctttcttaaaaacagaacgtatttgcgataattcaggttggaatgagcccCGAgaggtctcccagtgcatcactgctgaaatatgcaaatcacccattgttgtcctttgaagctaaacacacctccagatccgctggaatgatgtgtcagcttgtgatttgtacagagccagaataatccaacatgcactcCTGGGTAAAGTTCCTCTATGTTGGAGTATAAATGGGCTttataatttttttgtgtgttcagTTGTAATCACTGGTGCAGCATAACTGAGCTAGGTTTACTTACACATTACTGTAACATGCcttaactttttgagataagaaaggggGACACTTAACCCATGCCCCTGCCACCGCTAGTCACACATACtacaaagatttcataagaaaaatgtgtggTACTTACGAattatcccatctggaaagtttggcagctttttgttaaagtggaacttcagcctaaacaaacatactgtcattaagttacattagctatattaattaaaatagataggtaatgtaatctcttacccacccggttttaaaagaacaggtaaatgtttgtgatttcatggggcagccatcttgttcataggggcagccatctttttggtagaaaggaggtgacagggatcatgagacagctccaactgtcctctgtcctgatcacacctcccagctgcacacgctaggcttcaaatctcaaaaaaaaaaattgaaccaaaACAGCAGCATGAGAACAAtagcagaaatcccatcatgctttgcacagcatcaggggaaaaatgcccgggcagttttcttctgtgcagctaaaaatgagttttggataagaaaaacaaatgctgtgaaactgttaaacaccaagctttttcagtgctgctgagtagatttttagtctggaggttcacgttaaagttctgtttgctccccAGGAAGATCTGACCATTTTTGGTCAAAGTTGAAAGTCCTGGTTTTCTGTTGCACTGGGTCTCAGGTCGGTATGATGCTCAGTGCCCAAGTTAtggtgttttggaggaggagtgtcccctgaacttggctgcagaatgtgcaattacagaagtacgggACAAACCTAACATGATAAGCAGCACGCCCGGTAGGTCATCTTCCTtcgcagcataaatctgtgtcttcaaaacctatttcaacacacacaagcaatagaacacagcagtacatgcatccagctacatttaagtggtcagcaggtgcgtgTGTCTTCGAAACttatgtcaagtgccctgggtctcattacagatgaaagagcagcgcagctatgcacccttgtctcctctctgtcttactggcatgggcaggagactcaattccactgtgctctctgcagcaaagtgaAGGGGACACTcgtcccccaaaccccccctaatTTGGAAATGGGGCATCACATTGACTCGGGACCCAGTGCAAaagaaagccgggactttcagtattgcaaaaatggttagatctggctacgggatcaaacagaactttaacaaaaagctgccaaaattTCCAGACGGGATAATACGGAAGTACCAAATGTGTTTATTAACCTTcctagcggtaaccccgacctgagcACGGGGTGGGAAAAATGAGCtgcgagcggtaagcccgagctcaggtcggggtagggaattactttttttttttctgcctttagGAGTCCCACGCAGAATCGGTGCTGTGCAGCGGGACTCTAGCCTCTGTCCTCGGCGGTCTTCAGCCTTTCTTTGGCCGCCGGGAACCCCATATCCCCGCTCGtttcggggacccggcggccaatcagtgtGGCGGAGCGGCGTGACGTCAcggggcaggacaaaaaaaaaaaaatatatataataaaaaaaagggacgcacataaaaaaaaaaaaaaaaaaaaaaaaaaggacgcacATAGCTGACTGTTTGGAGGAGTTTGCAAAGCTGATGGGAGCCGCTGGGACGGTCTATGGACTATGGAGTAAGAAATCTATGCGTTATGCTATGTGGACAAGTTTATATGATGAACACAGTTTTGTAGCAGGGCTTTTAAAGTTTAATAAACTGTTTTACACTATGATAAGTTATCTTTGAACTCCGGTTGTTTTTATATGGAGGCAATGGATGCCTATTGACACTGTTAAGCATACTGCGGGTAAGCAGGCACTCAGAGGGGTGATTGGCTCCtatcctgctgctcaggtgctggCACTTTTTTCCTTGCAGTTTGTGTGAACACTAAGGATGCATGTTGTACGTAAGATACaccctatgttgtgtttt
Coding sequences within it:
- the LOC137528556 gene encoding protein kinase C delta type-like, whose translation is MHANPKMNGNAFCGPYSTTDKCEQVHRKKERSDRGMKEEKRRRSLEDTTKRRRQSNESHDRSQSNEKSRCEEKCKTKALIASVSKPHTGKRSGKTNRVTSDEEDQEPGKNTKIPEEDEQPGTSRSITTYRGNTVAMSLETFRFHAILGQGAFGKVLLATDLVRQQQVAVKVARKRQMIHLRDSTVEHRVLKLAHQCPFLTHGYAAFHTDSYVYYVMELARGGTLKKLIECPQQLRTKEVRFIAAELICGLQFLHAKGIIHRDVKPANILLTGDGHAKISDFGLAVENVFGMVRVGESSGTTGYKPPEMAQGLSCHECVDWFAFGVTLYQMFTKRHPFRLSTKEATEQMVVTSEPTYQGLGRKEEDLLRNLLCKDPFQRLGVCGDARQHPFFSTINWKKLEAGQVRSPINLPEDITDDHLAEEIQIPYSEALEEPLNNEGQLVFRDTGFICPAWAAYYHILPMQQDAIPPDVMEMLSGYYSLRARLPSSSRQGFACDILRASL